Below is a window of Candidatus Acidiferrales bacterium DNA.
AAATCCGGCTCGGCCGCGGGGTTGGGATCGTCGCCTTTGGGTGTGCGCAGCGTCGCGGGCGGTTCCGTGCTATAGAGGGCGCGCAGAGCGGCCGCGTCTCCGGAAAGCACCGCCGCTTTCCAAGTCTCCAGCGGTGCAAAACTTTCCGCGGCTGATGAACCTTGTGCTTGCGCTGCGCTCGCCATTGCGGCGCAAACTAACAACGCCGCCAGAACAGCGCCCATTCTTAGCTTGCCTATTTTTATCATGTTCGCCCGCTTTCCCAGCGCACGCCCACAAATCAGAATCCGGCCGCAACAAATTATACGTTTTCGTCGCGCCTCCGAAAGCGATAGAATTCCGGCACGCGTATGCCGAGAGAGGATGTCGGCCACGATACTAAGGATGCGCGATTCGAATGACGCGATTCATCAAAAAGCCGACTGAGGACGCGACCGACTCGCCAATTGGGCTGTTCGACCTTGGGCAGCTCGAACTCGGCGTTATGGAAATTCTCTGGCGGCGGGGAGAATCAAGCGTTCGCGACGTGGTGGGGAAAATCGCGCGGCCTCTGGCGTATACCACCGTAATGACCACGCTCGACCGGCTGTATAAAAAGAATCTGCTGGAACGGCGCAAGTCAGAGCGCGCATTCCTTTATTCTCCGCGACTCTCGCGCGCGGATTGGGAACGCAAACGCGCCGGCAATCTGGTCGCAGGATTCCTGGGAGGCACGCAGCCTTTGCGTGACCTTCTGATTTCCTGTCTTGTTGATGCCGTGGGCGAAAACGA
It encodes the following:
- a CDS encoding BlaI/MecI/CopY family transcriptional regulator; amino-acid sequence: MTRFIKKPTEDATDSPIGLFDLGQLELGVMEILWRRGESSVRDVVGKIARPLAYTTVMTTLDRLYKKNLLERRKSERAFLYSPRLSRADWERKRAGNLVAGFLGGTQPLRDLLISCLVDAVGENDRALLDELEKKVRERRKELFRRGRS